The following are encoded in a window of Paracoccus seriniphilus genomic DNA:
- a CDS encoding XdhC family protein, which translates to MSLPDRIVSATAPKLPQLPASDAQSVLAALAEGGGVLAMLTGIEGRFYRPIGAMMAVLPDGNQVGQLSGGCVEGDIGLHATQLAAVGEETTLRYGAGSPFFDIRLPCGSGIEVTLLRVSGDQILPALQDLAQRRIATLELGSLPRVQVQPETRIVVTGEGNEAAAFATLAHAAGYDVFHAAIPELETVDEFTSIVLFFHDHQRETAILETALKSPAFWIGAQGSRLSQQRRLDTLRDRGIAESQLSRIRGPIGLIPQARDARTLAISVLAEIAAARP; encoded by the coding sequence CCCCAATTGCCGGCCAGTGACGCGCAATCCGTTTTGGCTGCGCTGGCGGAAGGTGGAGGGGTTCTGGCCATGCTGACCGGAATTGAAGGCCGGTTCTATCGGCCGATTGGCGCGATGATGGCCGTGCTGCCCGACGGCAATCAGGTCGGCCAATTGTCCGGCGGCTGCGTCGAAGGTGACATCGGCCTGCATGCCACACAGCTCGCGGCAGTCGGTGAAGAAACCACCCTGCGCTATGGCGCGGGCTCGCCATTCTTCGACATTCGGCTGCCCTGTGGCTCGGGGATCGAGGTCACGCTGCTGCGTGTGTCGGGCGATCAGATCCTCCCGGCCTTGCAGGATCTGGCGCAACGCCGCATCGCAACGCTGGAGCTTGGTTCCCTGCCGCGGGTGCAAGTTCAACCCGAAACCCGGATTGTCGTCACTGGCGAAGGCAACGAAGCCGCGGCCTTTGCAACCCTTGCCCATGCGGCAGGGTATGACGTGTTTCACGCCGCGATACCCGAGCTCGAAACAGTCGATGAATTTACCTCTATCGTACTGTTTTTCCACGATCATCAACGCGAAACTGCAATCCTTGAAACGGCGCTGAAATCCCCGGCATTCTGGATAGGCGCTCAGGGCAGCCGATTGTCACAACAGCGCCGTCTGGATACTCTGCGCGACCGAGGAATCGCGGAATCTCAACTGTCGCGCATACGCGGCCCCATCGGGCTGATCCCGCAAGCCCGAGATGCCCGCACCCTGGCCATCTCGGTGCTGGCCGAAATCGCTGCCGCGCGGCCATGA
- a CDS encoding nucleotidyltransferase family protein yields MTQAAILLAAGHSRRFGAANKLCALINGTPILSHSASNLAASGADVLIAVLGDPALADLLPEGYQVVTCSGQQSDSLRAGLAAARAIGASGCLIALGDMPFVTGTFFRQILDAADSTTPSATSGGAGAMPPACFPAAYFDRLDAIQGDRGARQLLISTPRCHLVPAPPAMLRDIDTVADLRACR; encoded by the coding sequence ATGACGCAAGCGGCCATTCTGCTGGCAGCGGGGCATTCGCGCCGTTTCGGGGCGGCCAACAAACTCTGCGCCCTGATCAACGGCACGCCGATCCTGTCACACAGCGCAAGCAATCTGGCGGCATCCGGCGCAGATGTCTTGATCGCGGTTCTGGGCGATCCGGCCTTGGCCGATCTCTTGCCCGAAGGTTACCAGGTCGTGACCTGTTCGGGTCAACAGTCCGACAGCCTGCGCGCCGGGCTGGCGGCGGCACGGGCCATCGGCGCAAGCGGCTGCCTGATCGCCCTGGGCGATATGCCATTCGTGACCGGGACTTTCTTCCGCCAGATTCTTGACGCGGCGGATTCCACCACGCCAAGCGCGACATCTGGCGGCGCCGGTGCGATGCCCCCGGCCTGTTTTCCCGCCGCCTATTTCGACCGGCTGGATGCGATACAAGGGGATCGCGGGGCACGCCAGCTGCTGATCTCGACACCCCGATGCCACCTTGTTCCGGCCCCGCCGGCAATGCTGCGCGACATCGACACGGTGGCCGACCTGCGCGCCTGTCGCTGA
- a CDS encoding substrate-binding domain-containing protein yields MNKLAMTLAGVAMAMPLAVAAQDAAGTEKQDSYRFLIVPKVVHPWFDKVNEGAQMAAAALEAQTGADVEIIYSAPQTADVVQQVQIVESAISTRPDGIAIDLLDPSGNRASLETAQQQDIPLVIFDSVPPEGMSIPYIGSDFCEQAKIASRRLVEVLGGEGQVAIMMGVPTAPNHAIRAECHREVFAEYPGIEVVAEGIDNDSIEIAQQQAAAIMQANPELKGWVASDAAGPIGIGQAIIEAGKEDQVTLVGLDNLPEMLDMIRSGVADSSSASQPELQGYWSVMLLWAQATGAPVPGYLDTGNAFLTAENVDG; encoded by the coding sequence ATGAACAAACTGGCCATGACTCTCGCCGGGGTGGCTATGGCCATGCCCCTGGCTGTCGCCGCGCAGGATGCTGCGGGCACCGAGAAACAGGACAGCTATCGCTTTCTGATCGTGCCGAAAGTCGTTCACCCCTGGTTCGACAAGGTGAATGAAGGCGCACAGATGGCAGCGGCGGCATTGGAAGCACAGACCGGGGCCGATGTGGAAATCATCTACTCCGCCCCCCAAACGGCCGATGTGGTGCAGCAGGTGCAAATCGTCGAAAGCGCCATCTCGACCCGCCCCGACGGCATTGCCATCGACCTGCTGGACCCTTCGGGCAACCGCGCCTCGCTGGAAACTGCGCAACAGCAGGACATCCCGTTGGTGATCTTTGACTCGGTTCCGCCAGAGGGCATGTCGATCCCCTATATCGGCTCGGATTTCTGCGAGCAGGCCAAGATCGCCTCGCGCCGGTTGGTCGAGGTTCTGGGCGGTGAAGGTCAGGTCGCGATCATGATGGGGGTTCCCACCGCGCCGAACCATGCAATCCGCGCAGAATGCCACCGCGAAGTCTTTGCCGAATATCCCGGCATCGAGGTCGTTGCCGAAGGCATCGACAATGACAGCATCGAGATTGCCCAGCAGCAGGCTGCGGCGATCATGCAGGCCAACCCCGAGCTGAAGGGCTGGGTGGCCTCGGATGCGGCAGGCCCGATCGGCATCGGTCAGGCCATCATCGAGGCTGGCAAGGAAGACCAGGTGACGCTGGTCGGGCTGGATAACCTGCCCGAGATGCTGGACATGATCCGTTCGGGCGTTGCCGACAGCTCTTCGGCCTCGCAGCCGGAACTGCAGGGCTATTGGTCAGTCATGCTGCTTTGGGCTCAGGCCACCGGCGCACCCGTGCCGGGCTATCTGGACACCGGAAACGCTTTCCTGACTGCGGAAAACGTCGACGGCTGA
- a CDS encoding sugar ABC transporter ATP-binding protein, translating into MAYLETRGLGRDFPGVTALNNVDLSIELGRTHILAGENGAGKSTLVKILTGTDNASRGSITIDGQDPTENPELYRKIAYVPQELSLFPDVSVAENLFMPFDRTGHGGLVKRRLMEAEAQTYLDRFGIEARPSDLVRHISVPDQQLLQIARASTNRDMKVLILDEPTSALTAREVARVFEVIRGFLDRDHAIVFISHKMEEVFEIGDDYTVLRNGEKVDAGQVGAIDEAGLIRAMSGREVAIDEHFRPAVLRDDARPDETIMEVDHLSGHMFDDISFTLKRGEILGFAGLVGAGRSELMQTIFGFRKASAGRVRVEGRDWKLNDTSASVAGGMLYLSEERKQHGIFPLLSLRDNIGISVLSLTSGRAGIDFGKERDIVSRVMGDYGIRASGPGQRMSHLSGGNQQKAIIGRAMATTPRILIFDEPTKGIDIRTKAEIYRIMKSLAEEGVGIILISSEMTELRRCASRILTMHGGRLTGDFDAATTDTETLVGAIFATGTTSEAGGMNDAETRHDI; encoded by the coding sequence ATGGCTTATCTTGAAACGCGCGGATTGGGGCGCGACTTCCCCGGTGTGACCGCATTGAACAATGTCGATCTGTCCATCGAACTGGGCCGCACTCATATTCTTGCCGGGGAAAACGGCGCGGGCAAATCGACGCTGGTCAAGATACTGACCGGCACGGACAACGCCAGCCGCGGTTCGATCACGATTGACGGGCAGGATCCGACCGAAAACCCCGAACTGTATCGCAAGATCGCCTATGTGCCGCAGGAACTGTCACTGTTCCCCGATGTCAGCGTGGCCGAAAACCTGTTCATGCCCTTTGACCGCACCGGCCATGGCGGACTGGTCAAACGCCGCCTGATGGAGGCCGAGGCCCAGACCTATCTGGACCGCTTCGGAATCGAGGCACGCCCCTCGGACCTGGTGCGTCACATCTCGGTCCCTGATCAGCAGTTGCTGCAGATCGCGCGGGCATCCACAAATCGCGACATGAAGGTTCTGATTCTGGACGAGCCGACCTCGGCGCTGACCGCGCGTGAAGTCGCGCGGGTCTTCGAAGTGATCCGTGGCTTTCTTGATCGCGATCATGCGATCGTCTTCATCTCTCACAAGATGGAAGAGGTCTTCGAGATCGGCGACGACTATACCGTTCTGCGCAATGGCGAAAAGGTCGACGCCGGACAGGTCGGCGCAATCGACGAGGCCGGTCTGATCCGCGCCATGTCAGGGCGCGAGGTCGCCATCGACGAACATTTCCGCCCCGCTGTCCTGCGCGATGACGCAAGACCGGACGAAACCATCATGGAGGTCGATCATCTGTCGGGCCATATGTTCGACGATATCAGCTTCACGCTCAAACGCGGCGAGATTCTTGGCTTCGCGGGACTGGTTGGCGCGGGACGCTCCGAACTGATGCAGACCATCTTCGGATTTCGCAAGGCCAGCGCCGGTCGGGTCCGTGTCGAGGGCCGGGACTGGAAACTGAATGACACCTCGGCCTCGGTCGCGGGCGGGATGCTGTATCTGTCCGAAGAGCGCAAGCAGCACGGGATCTTCCCGCTGCTGTCGCTGCGTGACAATATCGGCATCTCGGTCCTGTCACTGACCTCGGGGCGCGCGGGGATCGATTTCGGCAAGGAACGCGACATCGTTTCGCGGGTGATGGGCGACTATGGCATTCGTGCCTCGGGGCCGGGTCAGCGGATGTCGCATCTCTCGGGCGGCAATCAGCAAAAGGCCATCATTGGCCGCGCCATGGCCACCACGCCGCGCATCCTGATCTTTGACGAGCCCACCAAGGGCATCGACATCCGCACAAAGGCCGAGATCTATCGGATCATGAAGTCGCTTGCCGAAGAAGGCGTCGGCATCATCCTGATCTCTTCCGAAATGACCGAGCTGCGACGCTGCGCCAGCCGAATCCTGACCATGCATGGCGGTCGGCTGACCGGCGATTTCGACGCGGCGACCACTGACACAGAAACGCTGGTCGGGGCGATTTTTGCCACCGGCACCACCTCCGAAGCCGGAGGCATGAATGACGCGGAGACCCGACATGACATCTGA
- a CDS encoding ABC transporter permease: MTSDTQTAQPRPSALTILIRNPLAGVFVALVAIFAISALISPYFLTGYNMSVIARGLAFVGLVTIAQSSLMILGELDLSLGTIGGLCGVICGMLMVQAGLPAGVALILALLMGTALGFVNGFLVTRLGLHSLVLTIGTAGIYGGAILVLTKGVAITGIPESIQFLGRGDVLGVPVPFMIMIAVLAIALFLTLKTPMGRYMYAIGNNAAAARMLGIRVDRIRLLVFSFAGMLSALAGLLMVARLGTAQPSIGQAWVLAPIAASVIGGVATTGGVGSPLGAIFGAGIIAIIENIIVLFGVSPYWQGVVSGAIVVLAISFDALSRRYLRREGA; the protein is encoded by the coding sequence ATGACATCTGACACCCAGACGGCGCAGCCTCGCCCCTCGGCGCTGACGATCCTGATCCGCAATCCGCTGGCCGGCGTCTTTGTCGCGCTGGTAGCGATCTTTGCGATTTCGGCGCTGATCTCCCCCTATTTCCTGACCGGCTACAACATGTCGGTGATCGCACGCGGGCTGGCCTTTGTGGGGCTGGTGACGATTGCGCAGTCCTCGCTGATGATCCTTGGCGAACTGGATCTGTCACTGGGCACGATTGGCGGGCTGTGCGGAGTCATCTGCGGCATGCTGATGGTGCAGGCCGGGCTTCCCGCCGGTGTTGCGCTGATCCTTGCGCTGCTGATGGGCACCGCGCTTGGTTTCGTGAACGGCTTTCTGGTCACGCGGCTTGGACTGCATTCGCTGGTGCTGACCATCGGCACCGCCGGAATCTATGGTGGCGCGATTCTGGTGCTGACCAAGGGGGTTGCAATCACCGGCATTCCCGAAAGCATCCAGTTCCTGGGGCGCGGGGATGTGCTGGGGGTTCCGGTGCCTTTCATGATCATGATCGCCGTGCTGGCCATTGCCCTGTTCCTGACCCTGAAAACGCCGATGGGGCGCTATATGTATGCCATTGGCAACAATGCCGCCGCCGCGCGGATGCTGGGCATCCGGGTCGACAGGATCCGACTGCTGGTCTTCAGCTTTGCCGGAATGCTTTCGGCGCTGGCGGGCCTGCTGATGGTGGCCCGGCTGGGCACCGCGCAGCCTTCGATCGGACAGGCATGGGTTCTGGCACCGATCGCCGCCTCGGTGATCGGCGGAGTCGCCACGACGGGCGGCGTCGGATCGCCCCTGGGCGCAATATTCGGCGCCGGCATCATTGCCATCATCGAAAACATCATCGTGCTGTTCGGGGTCTCCCCTTATTGGCAGGGCGTTGTCTCGGGGGCCATCGTCGTGCTGGCCATCTCCTTTGACGCCCTGTCCCGTCGCTATCTTCGCCGTGAAGGCGCCTGA
- the dhaL gene encoding dihydroxyacetone kinase subunit DhaL translates to MTKTKKLINAPEDIIPQLVSGMVAAHPDLLSVEGDSGRAIVAVDGPRDGKVGVVVGGGSGHEPAFAGYVGRGLADAAAVGNIFASPSPEQILDAARAVDCGAGILFLYGNYTGDVMNFTMAAEELEAAGTAVQQVQVADDIASAPVERRDERRGIAGDFFVFKIAGAAADLGEPLSRVAALAQKANLATFSMGVALGACSLPQTGKPNFEIGDDEMEIGMGLHGEPGIRREKLASADSVTDELMDTILGEMAPKPGDRVAVLVNGLGSTSQVELYIIFNRLKQILDAREITIHRAWVGEYATSLEMAGASITLIRLDDELTTLLDHPCRSVALTVGAVESGSTADVRSSRKTAASTNAPQASPSAPVALNESGLITPTIFRRMMQHAGDQIITERDWLSELDGVIGDGDHGVTMEIGWKAVQAALNNAPAEETIEGSCKRMAKAFLDAVGASSGPLYATAFLRAGAAVSDRRNLGPNALALWLAAALQGIRDRGRAEAGDKTMIDAWVPAVEAAQKAAASGSELAVLQAARDGAEAGMKATADLESRRGRSAKLGARSRGHIDPGAASTYVILRAMAAAMEQEAAAQ, encoded by the coding sequence ATGACGAAAACGAAAAAACTGATCAATGCGCCTGAAGACATCATTCCCCAACTGGTGTCCGGCATGGTGGCCGCCCACCCCGACCTGCTGAGCGTCGAAGGCGACAGCGGTCGCGCCATTGTCGCCGTGGACGGACCGCGCGACGGCAAGGTGGGCGTCGTCGTCGGCGGCGGGTCGGGCCATGAACCTGCCTTTGCAGGTTATGTCGGACGCGGACTTGCGGATGCGGCGGCGGTGGGAAACATCTTTGCCTCGCCCTCGCCCGAGCAAATCCTCGATGCCGCCCGCGCGGTGGATTGTGGCGCGGGGATCCTGTTCCTCTATGGAAACTACACCGGTGACGTGATGAATTTCACCATGGCCGCCGAAGAGCTGGAGGCTGCGGGCACAGCCGTTCAGCAGGTTCAGGTGGCCGATGACATTGCCTCGGCCCCGGTCGAGCGGCGCGATGAACGTCGCGGCATTGCCGGTGATTTCTTCGTCTTCAAGATTGCTGGCGCCGCTGCCGATCTGGGAGAGCCGCTCAGCCGGGTGGCCGCTCTGGCCCAAAAGGCCAATCTCGCGACCTTTTCGATGGGCGTGGCACTGGGGGCCTGTTCACTGCCGCAGACGGGCAAGCCCAACTTCGAAATCGGCGATGACGAGATGGAAATCGGCATGGGTCTGCATGGCGAACCCGGCATTCGTCGTGAAAAACTGGCCAGTGCCGATTCCGTCACCGACGAGTTGATGGACACGATCCTTGGTGAAATGGCCCCAAAGCCCGGTGATCGCGTCGCGGTTCTGGTCAATGGCCTGGGTTCGACCTCTCAGGTTGAACTTTACATCATCTTCAACCGCTTGAAGCAGATCCTTGATGCGCGGGAGATCACCATCCATCGCGCTTGGGTCGGGGAATATGCCACATCGCTGGAGATGGCCGGCGCCTCGATCACGCTGATCCGGCTTGATGATGAGCTGACCACACTGCTGGATCACCCCTGCCGCTCGGTCGCGCTGACGGTCGGGGCGGTCGAGTCGGGTTCCACGGCGGATGTGCGGTCCTCGCGCAAGACTGCGGCCAGCACCAATGCCCCGCAGGCCAGCCCTTCGGCACCGGTTGCCCTGAACGAGAGCGGCTTGATCACACCGACGATCTTTCGCCGGATGATGCAGCATGCCGGGGATCAGATCATCACCGAGCGGGACTGGCTGTCGGAACTGGATGGCGTGATCGGCGACGGCGATCATGGCGTCACCATGGAGATCGGCTGGAAGGCCGTGCAGGCTGCGCTGAACAATGCCCCTGCCGAGGAAACCATCGAAGGCAGCTGCAAGCGCATGGCCAAGGCATTCCTGGACGCGGTCGGGGCATCCTCGGGGCCGCTTTATGCGACAGCCTTCCTGCGGGCCGGCGCTGCTGTCAGCGACCGGCGAAATCTGGGCCCGAATGCCCTGGCGCTCTGGCTGGCGGCTGCCCTGCAGGGCATCCGTGATCGCGGACGTGCCGAGGCCGGGGACAAGACCATGATCGACGCCTGGGTGCCTGCGGTCGAGGCGGCGCAAAAGGCTGCAGCTTCGGGGTCGGAACTGGCGGTCCTTCAGGCCGCGCGCGACGGGGCCGAAGCCGGCATGAAAGCCACGGCAGACCTGGAATCGCGGCGCGGACGTTCGGCCAAGCTGGGCGCGCGCTCACGCGGGCATATCGATCCGGGCGCGGCTTCGACCTATGTCATCCTGCGCGCCATGGCGGCAGCGATGGAACAAGAGGCTGCCGCGCAATAG
- a CDS encoding sugar-binding transcriptional regulator — protein sequence MNEPIDDLSAELERARVAWFYFVGGLTQQQIASRMNLTRLKVNRIIGQAREDGAVQIEVALPLSDCVDLAQRVAERYGLAEALVVPDLPDFLEQKRVIGEAAGNMVSELIAGRDLGIGVATGRTLSFAVRKLNGRPHADSWVVGLTGGVTRSSGTNTFEVATSFARQLDVECHYLTAPLYCASPEGRETLLLIDELTDVLARTEIADLGITSCGALAEDTTLTQIRVVKDHLEDIVKRGAVGEFLGCFLDARGRPIDHFLNDSLMALSPDKLKLKPISVLVSGGTEKTQIIRAILRAGYVNRLVTNEAVARALLAGPR from the coding sequence ATGAATGAACCGATTGATGATCTGTCTGCAGAACTGGAGCGGGCGCGGGTTGCGTGGTTCTATTTCGTCGGAGGGCTGACGCAGCAGCAGATAGCATCGCGGATGAATCTGACCCGGCTGAAGGTGAACCGGATCATCGGTCAGGCCCGCGAAGATGGTGCCGTCCAGATCGAGGTCGCCCTGCCGCTGAGCGATTGCGTCGATCTGGCGCAAAGGGTGGCCGAGCGCTATGGGCTGGCCGAGGCTCTGGTGGTGCCTGACCTGCCCGATTTTCTGGAACAGAAGCGCGTGATCGGCGAGGCCGCCGGCAACATGGTGTCGGAACTGATCGCAGGCCGCGACCTTGGCATCGGCGTGGCGACCGGGCGCACGCTCAGCTTTGCCGTGCGCAAGCTGAACGGCCGCCCCCACGCCGACAGCTGGGTGGTCGGTCTGACGGGCGGTGTCACACGCTCATCGGGCACCAATACCTTCGAGGTGGCGACCAGCTTTGCCCGCCAGCTGGATGTCGAATGTCACTATCTGACTGCGCCCCTGTATTGCGCCAGCCCCGAGGGGCGCGAAACGCTGTTGCTGATTGACGAGTTGACCGATGTTCTGGCGCGCACCGAGATCGCCGATCTGGGCATCACCTCCTGCGGAGCGCTGGCCGAGGACACGACCCTGACGCAAATCCGTGTCGTCAAGGATCACCTGGAGGATATCGTCAAGCGCGGTGCCGTCGGCGAGTTCCTGGGCTGTTTTCTGGATGCCCGGGGCCGTCCGATCGACCATTTCCTGAATGACTCGCTGATGGCACTCAGCCCCGACAAGCTGAAGCTGAAACCGATCTCGGTCCTGGTCTCGGGCGGAACCGAAAAGACCCAGATCATCCGCGCCATCCTGCGCGCCGGATATGTCAATCGTCTGGTCACGAATGAAGCCGTGGCCCGGGCCTTGCTGGCCGGGCCACGCTAG
- a CDS encoding DMT family transporter: MENQPQRPIRGILLKCSSVTVFTVMAALVKATSDGGLGIPPGQQVFFRSFFALPVILIWLVMRGELGVGLQTFRPMGHLYRGIVGTAAMAMNFWALALLPFPEATAIGYAAPLLVVVFAAMFLGENVRLFRLGMVAMGLAGVLIVLSPQLTASDEGDDVLRTLGAVVALGGASCAALAQIFIRKLVVQERTSAIVFWFSVTSAILGLLTLPFGWIMPAPETFALLVIMGLLGGVGQILLTSSYRFADASLIAPFDYVSMILAIAIGWYVFGEAPTGIVLAGAGVVILAGILIILREHKLGLERNRQRKAMTPQG, from the coding sequence ATGGAAAACCAGCCCCAACGCCCGATTCGCGGTATCCTTTTGAAATGCAGCAGCGTCACGGTCTTTACCGTGATGGCGGCCCTGGTGAAGGCCACATCGGATGGCGGGCTGGGCATACCGCCCGGACAGCAGGTGTTCTTCCGGTCGTTCTTTGCGCTGCCGGTCATCCTGATCTGGCTGGTCATGCGCGGTGAACTGGGGGTCGGACTGCAGACATTCCGACCTATGGGGCATTTATATCGCGGTATTGTCGGCACCGCTGCCATGGCAATGAACTTCTGGGCGCTGGCGCTGCTGCCATTTCCCGAGGCCACGGCCATCGGCTATGCCGCGCCCTTGCTGGTGGTGGTCTTTGCCGCCATGTTCCTGGGCGAAAACGTCCGGCTGTTCCGGCTGGGTATGGTTGCGATGGGGCTGGCCGGTGTGCTGATCGTGCTGTCACCGCAGCTGACTGCCAGCGATGAGGGCGACGATGTGCTGCGGACCCTGGGGGCTGTGGTCGCGCTGGGAGGGGCCTCTTGCGCGGCACTGGCGCAGATATTCATTCGCAAGCTGGTGGTGCAGGAACGAACCTCGGCGATCGTTTTCTGGTTTTCCGTTACCTCGGCAATCCTCGGGCTGCTGACCTTGCCCTTTGGCTGGATCATGCCTGCGCCCGAAACCTTTGCCCTGCTGGTGATCATGGGCCTGCTGGGCGGAGTCGGGCAGATCCTGCTGACATCATCCTATCGCTTCGCTGATGCCTCGCTGATTGCGCCCTTTGACTATGTGTCGATGATCCTTGCGATCGCGATCGGCTGGTATGTCTTTGGCGAGGCCCCGACGGGGATTGTCCTTGCAGGCGCGGGGGTCGTCATTCTGGCCGGAATCCTGATCATCCTGCGCGAACACAAGCTGGGACTGGAGCGCAACCGCCAGCGCAAGGCCATGACACCGCAGGGTTAG
- a CDS encoding esterase-like activity of phytase family protein has product MSGKFLSAVSVLALVATPSFANSFNRIATFPVIANMGADEDLGRETSAEIISVSEDGNTLIYTDSPLGGVGLIDISDAENPKPLGNIALQGEPTTAHILGDKAVVGVNTSESYTAPSGRVAVIDIASASETGSCDLGGQPDSVAVAPDGSFIAVAIENERDEDLGDGGLPQMPAGYVVKLPVTGEGVDCAALQMIELTGLASVGGEDPEPEFVDINQAGEIVVTLQENNHIVVIGPDGAVANHFSAGEVTLADIDTHSDGKLGFDSAPAPLPREPDGVRWIDADHFATANEGDWKGGSRGFTIFHKDGTVVFDSGNSLEHAIIQIGHYPEKRSKSKGVEVENIEFARFGDTPYLFVVSERASVVAVYDVTELAAPKLTQLLPSGISPEGAVAIPSRNLLATANEADLGENGGARAHVMLYSLQDSAPVYPMLTSEGADSLIGWGALGALTAVGSEPGQLVAASDSVYSMMPSLYHIDASQSPARITSQTVITRGGSAAQKLDIEGITADGQGGFWLAIEGNAAKLVPHAIMHVNGDGEITREIALPQEVLAHQRRFGAEGIAMVGQTLWIAMQREWGDDPEGQVKLLAYDLEDGTWGGVRYPLEAKGAGWVGLSEIAIHGDYAYLIERDNQIGDAAALKKIFRVALTELQPAELGGDLPVVAKEEVRDLLPELTSLTHGFAVDKVEGLAFDAAGDAWVVTDNDGVDDSSGETLFWNLGKLD; this is encoded by the coding sequence ATGTCCGGCAAATTTCTTTCGGCGGTATCGGTTCTGGCGCTGGTGGCGACGCCATCCTTCGCCAACAGCTTCAACCGCATCGCGACCTTTCCCGTCATCGCCAATATGGGTGCGGATGAAGACCTCGGCCGCGAAACTTCGGCCGAGATCATTTCCGTCTCGGAGGACGGGAACACGCTGATCTATACCGACAGCCCGCTAGGCGGCGTGGGGCTGATCGACATCTCGGACGCCGAGAACCCGAAGCCACTGGGCAATATCGCCCTGCAGGGTGAACCGACGACCGCGCATATTCTGGGCGACAAGGCCGTGGTCGGTGTGAACACATCGGAGAGCTATACCGCACCGTCCGGGCGTGTGGCGGTGATCGACATTGCCAGCGCGTCCGAAACCGGTTCCTGCGACCTGGGTGGTCAGCCGGATTCAGTGGCCGTTGCCCCCGATGGCAGCTTTATCGCCGTGGCCATCGAGAATGAGCGCGACGAAGATCTGGGCGATGGCGGCCTGCCGCAAATGCCCGCCGGCTATGTCGTCAAGCTGCCGGTCACGGGCGAAGGTGTGGATTGTGCCGCCTTGCAAATGATCGAGCTGACCGGGCTGGCATCGGTCGGCGGTGAGGACCCGGAACCCGAATTCGTCGATATCAACCAGGCGGGCGAGATCGTCGTCACCCTGCAGGAAAACAACCATATCGTCGTCATCGGCCCTGACGGTGCCGTCGCCAATCACTTTTCGGCCGGAGAGGTGACGCTGGCCGACATCGACACCCATAGCGACGGAAAGCTTGGCTTTGACAGCGCCCCTGCCCCGCTGCCGCGCGAACCTGATGGCGTCCGGTGGATCGACGCGGATCATTTCGCCACAGCGAATGAAGGTGACTGGAAGGGGGGAAGCCGCGGCTTCACCATCTTCCACAAGGATGGGACCGTGGTCTTCGATTCCGGCAATTCTCTGGAACATGCGATCATCCAGATCGGCCACTATCCTGAAAAGCGGTCGAAATCGAAAGGTGTCGAGGTCGAGAACATCGAGTTCGCGCGCTTTGGTGATACGCCATATCTGTTCGTCGTCTCGGAGCGCGCCTCGGTGGTGGCGGTCTATGATGTAACCGAACTGGCGGCGCCCAAGCTGACCCAACTGCTACCCTCGGGGATCAGCCCCGAAGGCGCGGTCGCCATTCCCTCGCGCAATCTTCTGGCCACCGCCAATGAGGCCGATCTGGGCGAGAATGGCGGTGCCCGTGCGCATGTCATGCTCTACAGCCTGCAGGACAGCGCGCCAGTCTATCCGATGCTGACTTCGGAAGGCGCCGACAGTCTGATCGGATGGGGTGCTCTGGGCGCGCTGACCGCTGTTGGAAGCGAACCGGGTCAGTTGGTTGCGGCCTCGGACAGCGTCTATTCGATGATGCCCTCGCTTTATCATATCGACGCCAGCCAAAGCCCCGCGCGGATCACGTCGCAAACTGTCATCACCCGCGGCGGATCTGCCGCGCAAAAGCTGGACATCGAAGGCATCACCGCAGATGGTCAGGGCGGTTTCTGGCTGGCGATCGAAGGCAATGCTGCCAAACTGGTGCCTCATGCCATCATGCATGTGAATGGCGACGGAGAAATCACCCGCGAAATCGCATTGCCCCAAGAGGTTCTGGCCCATCAGCGCCGTTTCGGCGCCGAAGGCATCGCGATGGTCGGCCAGACCCTGTGGATCGCCATGCAGCGCGAATGGGGTGACGACCCCGAAGGCCAGGTCAAATTGCTGGCCTATGATCTGGAAGATGGCACATGGGGCGGCGTTCGCTATCCGCTGGAGGCAAAGGGCGCGGGCTGGGTCGGCCTGTCGGAAATCGCCATTCATGGCGATTACGCCTATCTGATCGAACGCGACAACCAGATCGGTGATGCGGCGGCGCTGAAGAAGATCTTCCGCGTTGCCCTGACGGAACTGCAGCCCGCCGAATTGGGGGGCGATCTGCCCGTCGTCGCCAAGGAAGAGGTTCGCGATCTGCTGCCAGAGCTGACCTCGCTGACCCATGGCTTTGCGGTGGACAAGGTTGAAGGTCTGGCCTTCGACGCAGCGGGCGATGCCTGGGTCGTGACCGACAATGACGGCGTTGATGACAGTTCGGGCGAAACCCTGTTCTGGAACCTGGGCAAACTGGACTGA